The following coding sequences lie in one Apium graveolens cultivar Ventura chromosome 3, ASM990537v1, whole genome shotgun sequence genomic window:
- the LOC141713520 gene encoding uncharacterized protein LOC141713520, producing MNSLPLYPPIPTRSHSTHFPSLTLTRHHTSLPSPPHATTPTSLSYDQNDVASLSTRRYDFTPLLQFISTHESTEFDSPPTELEPIELELAESYRAVPAPLWHSLLKSLSSETTSISKAYALVTWLKKHNLCYSYELLYSILIHALGRSEKLYEAFLLSQRQTLTPLTYNALIGACARNDDLEKALNLMSKMRKDGYQPDFVNYSLVIQSLTRSNKIDSTMLLKLYEEIERDKIELDGQLLNDITVGFARAGDVNRAMLFLGTIQGIGLSPKTATIVDVISVLGNSGRTEEAEAVFEELKEGGLKPRTRAYNALLKGYVKTGALRDAEWIVSEMESSGVLPDEHTYSLLIDAYGNAGRWESARIVLKEMEANGVEPNSFVFSRILASYRDRGEWQRSFQVLKEMKDCGVQPDRQFYNVMIDSFGKYNCLDHAMATLERMKAEGIEPDTVTWNTLIDCHCKSGHHSKAEELFDAMQEIGCLPCTTTYNIMINSFGEQERWDGVKNLLGKMQSQGLLPNVVTYTTLIDIYGKSGRFNDAIECLEVMKSAGLKPSPTMYNALINAYAQKGLSEQAVNAFRVMRSDGLKPSNLALNSLINAFGEDRRDAEAFSVLQYMKENGMKPDVVTYTTLMKALIRVEKFNEVPAVYEEMILSGCSPDRKARAMLRSALRYMKQTLRS from the exons ATGAACTCGCTTCCTCTCTACCCACCGATTCCAACTCGCTCCCACTCAACTCACTTCCCCTCACTCACCCTCACTCGCCACCACACCTCTCTCCCATCTCCACCTCACGCCACCACCCCAACCTCCTTATCCTACGACCAAAACGACGTCGCTTCACTCTCCACCCGCCGCTACGACTTCACTCCCTTGCTCCAATTCATTTCCACTCACGAGTCCACCGAGTTCGACTCACCTCCTACCGAGTTAGAGCCAATTGAACTCGAACTCGCTGAGTCGTACCGAGCCGTTCCAGCGCCTCTCTGGCACTCGCTTTTGAAATCTCTCTCTTCCGAAACAACGTCGATTTCGAAAGCGTACGCTTTGGTGACGTGGCTTAAGAAACACAATCTTTGCTATTCGTATGAACTGCTTTACTCGATTTTAATTCACGCTTTAGGGAGGTCTGAGAAGCTTTACGAAGCGTTTTTGTTGTCGCAGCGTCAAACTTTGACGCCGTTAACTTATAATGCTTTAATTGGGGCTTGTGCGAGAAATGATGATCTCGAAAAAGCCCTAAATTTGATGTCGAAAATGAGAAAAGATGGATACCAGCCTGATTTTGTGAATTATAGTTTGGTAATTCAATCGCTTACGCGGAGTAATAAGATTGATTCGACAATGCTGTTGAAATTGTATGAGGAAATTGAGAGGGATAAGATTGAGCTTGATGGTCAGTTGTTGAATGATATAACTGTCGGGTTCGCGAGAGCTGGGGATGTTAATAGGGCTATGTTGTTTCTCGGAACGATTCAGGGGATTGGGTTGAGTCCTAAGACGGCGACTATTGTTGATGTGATTTCGGTGTTGGGGAATTCTGGGAGGACTGAGGAGGCGGAGGCGGTTTTTGAGGAGTTGAAGGAAGGTGGATTGAAGCCGAGGACTAGGGCTTATAATGCTCTTTTGAAAGGGTATGTGAAGACGGGAGCGTTGAGGGATGCTGAGTGGATTGTTTCGGAGATGGAGAGTAGTGGGGTTTTGCCGGATGAGCATACTTATAGTTTGCTGATTGATGCTTATGGGAATGCAGGGAGGTGGGAGAGTGCGAGAATTGTGTTGAAGGAAATGGAGGCTAACGGTGTGGAGCCAAATTCGTTTGTGTTTAGTAGGATTTTAGCTAGCTATCGTGATAGAGGGGAGTGGCAAAGATCGTTTCAAGTTCTTAAAGAAATGAAGGATTGTGGAGTGCAGCCTGATAGGCAGTTTTATAATGTGATGATTGATAGTTTTGGGAAGTATAATTGTCTTGATCACGCGATGGCCACGCTGGAGCGGATGAAGGCGGAAGGGATTGAACCTGATACTGTTACATGGAATACACTAATTGACTGCCATTGTAAATCCGGGCATCATAGCAAGGCAGAGGAGCTATTTGATGCAATGCAGGAAATTGGGTGCTTGCCATGTACCACAACATATAACATAATGATTAATTCTTTCGGGGAGCAGGAGAGATGGGATGGTGTGAAAAACTTGTTGGGGAAGATGCAAAGTCAGGGTCTGTTGCCAAATGTTGTTACTTATACCACACTGATTGATATATATGGGAAGTCTGGGAGATTTAATGATGCAATCGAGTGCTTAGAGGTCATGAAATCTGCAGGCCTTAAACCATCCCCAACAATGTATAATGCATTGATCAATGCCTATGCACAAAAG GGTTTATCTGAGCAAGCAGTAAATGCATTTAGGGTCATGAGATCAGACGGTCTAAAGCCCAGTAATCTAGCTCTCAATTCATTGATCAACGCTTTTGGCGAGGACAGAAGGGATGCTGAAGCATTTTCCGTCTTGCAATACATGAAGGAAAAT GGCATGAAACCTGATGTAGTCACCTACACCACACTGATGAAAGCTCTTATACGCGTGGAAAAATTTAATGAG GTTCCAGCTGTATATGAAGAAATGATATTGTCCGGGTGCAGCCCAGACAGGAAAGCGAGAGCAATGTTACGGTCTGCTCTTAGATACATGAAACAGACACTGAGATCTTAG